Below is a window of Shinella sp. PSBB067 DNA.
GATCTTCGTCACCGAATTCGCCGACCTTATGCCGGCCACCCTCATCACTCGCGATCCCGCCGAGATCCGCCGCTTCCGCGACGAGATGGGCGACATGATCCTCAAGCCGCTCTACGGCAATGGCGGGGCGGGCGTCTTCCATTCCACGAAGGACGACCGCAACCTCTCGTCCCTGCTCGAAATGTTCGGCCAGATGTTCCGCGAGCCCTTCATCGCCCAGCAGTACCTGCCGGACGTGCGCAAGGGCGACAAGCGCATCCTCCTCGTCGACGGCGAGCCGGTGGGCGCGATCAACCGCGTGCCCGCCGAGCACGACAGCCGCTCCAACATGCATGTCGGCGGCCGCGCGGAGGCCACGGACCTGACGGCGCGCGAAAGGGAAATCTGCGCCCGCATCGGCCCGGCGCTGCGCGAGCGCGGCTTCCTCCTCGTCGGTATCGACGTCATCGGCGATTACATGACGGAGATCAACGTGACTTCCCCGACCGGTATCCGCGAGGTCAGGAAATTCGGCGGTGCCGACATCGCCGCTCTCCTGTGGGACGCCATCGAGAAGAAGCGCTGACGGCGCCTGGCGGGCCGTCCGTTCGCGAACGGCCCGCCTTCGTTCCGCGAATGCAACCGGGTGCAACCGTCGCGCGGAAAATTCCCTCGCAAGTTCTATGATTGTTCTTGTTTCATTCCGTATTCCGTGCCAGATTTGCGGCTGCAACCCAGAGGCGGCGGCAGAGGCCGTCTTCGGCGAAAAAGTGTTTCGGTGTCCTGTGCGCCATGAGCGACGCATGATGCCGTGGAGCGGGTGGGGCGGTCATGGTGGCACGGGTCGGTACGATTGCGTTTCAGGGTATCGAGGGCGTCCCGGTGGACGTCCAGGTCATGGTCGCGCCCGGCAAGGTGGGCATGCAGATCGTCGGCCTGGCGGACAAGGCGGTGGCAGAGAGCCGTGAGCGGGTGCAGGCGGCCCTCCACGCCTCCGGCCTCTCGCTGCCGCCCAAGCGCGTGACGGTCAATCTGGCGCCCGCCGACCTGCCGAAGGAAGGCAGCCAC
It encodes the following:
- the gshB gene encoding glutathione synthase; this encodes MAEIKNVAVQMDHVSTINIAGDSTFAMSFEAQSRGYRLFHYTPDRLSLRDGKVYATVEPMELRDVKGDHYTLGAPERVDLSTMDVVLLRQDPPFDMAYITSTHLLERIHPKTLVVNDPAWVRNSPEKIFVTEFADLMPATLITRDPAEIRRFRDEMGDMILKPLYGNGGAGVFHSTKDDRNLSSLLEMFGQMFREPFIAQQYLPDVRKGDKRILLVDGEPVGAINRVPAEHDSRSNMHVGGRAEATDLTAREREICARIGPALRERGFLLVGIDVIGDYMTEINVTSPTGIREVRKFGGADIAALLWDAIEKKR